A window of the Hordeum vulgare subsp. vulgare chromosome 5H, MorexV3_pseudomolecules_assembly, whole genome shotgun sequence genome harbors these coding sequences:
- the LOC123399376 gene encoding uncharacterized protein LOC123399376: protein MRPSRAHGPQPSSPPRLHPARVDPNPLRLFLPLRSLSISGLPATHVPAPSSHLPAPRRIGSIRRPKSEVYTWCHWKRMLLRYTPAICLQRCTYTMYSQPGQLLGGLSQSMAFWKHSRSHAVSYHTKMGLVSLSPKSTTSSRLQNGACFACLEQQSKHGLSARDRILHAKLDMTSHRKFSSISWNSRTTRSSAQKIGGTCTALFLSFAVSGIANAEGPVDNDIDSKTSTSCAHGKKVYTEYSVTGIPGDGRCLFRSVAHGECIRSGKPIPNENLQRKLADDLRTLVADEFIKRRTETEWFIEGNFDTYVSQIRKPHVWGGEPELLMASHVLQMPITVYMREEAAGGLIAIAEYGQEYGKEDPIRVLYHGCGHYEALHIPGNAEPRSKL, encoded by the exons ATGCGCCCGTCAAGAGCCCACGGGCCACAGCCATCGTCGCCTCCTCGGCTCCATCCGGCGAGAGTAGACCCCAATCCCCTCCGCCTCTTCCTGCCTCTGCGGAGCCTGAGCATCTCCGGCCTCCCTGCTACCCACGTCCCCGCCCCATCCTCGCATCTCCCCGCCCCCCGCCGGATTGGCTCGATCCGGAGACCCAAGTCTGAAG TTTATACTTGGTGCCACTGGAAGCGGATGCTGCTGCGTTACACGCCCGCTATATGTTTGCAACGCTGCACTTATACCATGTATTCTCAGCCTGGTCAGTTACTAGGAGGATTGTCACAGAGCATGGCCTTCTGGAAGCATTCTCGCTCACATGCAGTCAGTTATCACACAAAAATGGGGTTAGTTAGTCTTTCTCCTAAGAGCACAACATCATCTCGTCTGCAAAATGGGGCATGCTTTGCCTGCTTGGAGCAACAGTCTAAACATGGATTATCAGCGAGAGATCGTATCCTACATGCTAAGCTTGACATGACCTCACATCGCAAGTTTTCTAGTATTAGCTGGAACTCGCGAACAACCAGAAGTTCAGCACAAAAAATAGGAGGTACATGCACTGCACTTTTCTTGAGTTTCGCAGTTTCTGGGATAGCAAATGCTGAGGGTCCGGTGGATAATGACATTGATTCCAAAACATCCACTAGTTGTGCTCATGGGAAGAAAGTTTACACAGAGTATTCTGTCACTG GCATTCCTGGGGACGGTAGATGCTTGTTTCGTTCTGTGGCTCATGGTGAGTGCATTAGGTCAGGGAAACCCATACCTAATGAGAATCTTCAGAGAAAGCTCGCTGATGATTTAAGAACATTG GTTGCTGATGAGTTTATCAAGAGACGGACAGAGACTGAATG GTTTATTGAGGGCAATTTCGATACATATGTCTCTCAGATTAGGAAGCCACATGTGTGGGGAGGAGAGCCAGAATTGCTCATGGCTTCTCATGTTCTTCA GATGCCGATCACTGTTTATATGCGCGAAGAAGCAGCGGGCGGTTTGATAGCGATCGCAGAGTATGGCCAGGAGTACGGGAAGGAAGACCCAATCCGAGTCCTCTATCATGGCTGTGGCCATTATGAAGCGCTGCATATACCAGGAAACGCTGAACCCAGGTCAAAACTGTAA